One window from the genome of Sulfodiicoccus acidiphilus encodes:
- a CDS encoding helix-turn-helix domain-containing protein: protein METEVEDPVRLRELRDPVKCCYKVSDTDVECLIRIVELSKPIDAEEMSKIMGLSKTTVETSLKRLMELGLVVRKRLEGRKIGRPKYVYSTIDGLMSKVKKDLDQCVKRIALM from the coding sequence GTGGAAACGGAGGTTGAAGATCCCGTAAGACTAAGGGAGCTGAGGGACCCTGTGAAATGTTGTTATAAGGTGAGTGATACCGACGTCGAATGTCTAATAAGAATAGTTGAGCTAAGTAAGCCGATCGACGCGGAAGAGATGTCTAAAATTATGGGACTAAGCAAAACCACTGTAGAAACTAGTCTTAAACGCTTGATGGAACTGGGACTTGTGGTGAGGAAGAGACTAGAAGGAAGAAAAATAGGTAGACCGAAGTATGTCTATTCCACTATAGATGGGTTGATGAGTAAGGTCAAGAAAGATCTAGATCAGTGTGTTAAGCGTATAGCTCTGATGTAA
- a CDS encoding CoA-binding protein: protein MVGDDEIRRIFETYKTIATIGFSKDPAKPSHYVPKFLIERGYEVIPVNPTVNEILGRRSYSKLSEVPLNIDIVQVFRPSPELRGIVNEAISRRRERGDVKVIWAQEGIRDDEAAKEAKEVGFTFIQDRCMYKEYVRLIGV, encoded by the coding sequence ATGGTAGGCGACGATGAGATCCGGAGAATTTTTGAGACTTACAAGACTATAGCTACGATTGGATTCTCAAAGGATCCAGCCAAACCATCACATTATGTTCCTAAGTTCCTTATAGAGAGAGGGTATGAGGTAATACCCGTTAATCCCACAGTTAATGAAATATTGGGGAGAAGAAGCTACTCCAAGCTATCGGAGGTACCCTTAAACATAGATATTGTCCAAGTGTTCAGACCTTCACCTGAATTGAGAGGCATTGTAAACGAAGCGATTTCGAGAAGACGAGAAAGAGGGGACGTTAAAGTGATTTGGGCGCAGGAAGGTATAAGGGACGACGAGGCCGCCAAGGAAGCCAAGGAAGTTGGTTTTACGTTTATTCAAGATCGATGTATGTATAAAGAGTATGTAAGATTAATAGGAGTTTAG
- a CDS encoding HesA/MoeB/ThiF family protein gives MENVDYKQVNFQASLVKVVERYSRQVLALGLETQEKLREISILVAGCGATGSHVLELLVRMGVREVLVVDPDIVELSNLHRTSLFKEEDVGSPKAKVCARRATEINSEVSIKPFVDMIDQSNVLKFVKTVDFVFDGLDSMYSRLILNDAAVQLGRPLVYGGVEGEYGTAYLIVPHRTACLSCFVEGEQGIGSCEVIGTTGPIIGLVASLEVQLFLNYLRGIEGVGLTYIDGKNLEIRTVPISKNPKCQACSLGLFNYLGNNFNPQHCGITRVSEPKNEVPTFVKDEVKVFASPAGKIICYGSTCFNKLQIH, from the coding sequence ATGGAGAACGTAGATTACAAACAAGTTAATTTTCAAGCAAGCCTTGTGAAAGTTGTGGAGAGGTATAGTAGACAGGTACTGGCACTAGGACTGGAGACTCAGGAGAAGTTGAGAGAAATTAGTATCCTCGTGGCAGGATGTGGAGCTACTGGCTCTCATGTGCTCGAGCTTCTAGTGAGAATGGGGGTAAGAGAAGTTTTAGTAGTTGACCCAGATATCGTTGAACTCAGTAATCTGCACAGAACCTCCCTCTTCAAGGAGGAAGACGTTGGATCGCCCAAGGCCAAAGTGTGTGCTAGAAGGGCAACAGAGATCAATAGCGAAGTGAGCATAAAGCCTTTCGTCGATATGATTGATCAGTCTAACGTTCTGAAGTTCGTAAAAACCGTTGACTTCGTATTTGATGGGCTGGACTCCATGTATTCCAGGTTGATCTTGAATGACGCCGCAGTACAGCTAGGTAGGCCTTTGGTCTACGGTGGAGTAGAGGGAGAGTACGGAACAGCATATTTAATAGTCCCACACAGGACGGCATGCCTCTCATGCTTCGTGGAAGGGGAGCAGGGTATTGGGTCTTGCGAGGTAATTGGGACTACGGGACCTATAATAGGTCTAGTGGCCAGTCTCGAAGTTCAGCTTTTCCTCAATTATCTAAGGGGAATTGAGGGAGTTGGTCTGACTTACATAGACGGCAAAAACCTCGAGATCAGGACCGTACCCATCTCCAAGAACCCGAAATGCCAGGCTTGTTCCTTGGGCCTCTTCAATTACCTCGGCAACAACTTTAATCCCCAACATTGTGGAATTACAAGGGTTTCTGAACCTAAGAATGAAGTTCCAACTTTCGTTAAGGACGAGGTTAAGGTGTTCGCCTCACCCGCAGGCAAAATAATATGCTACGGTTCCACCTGTTTCAACAAACTTCAAATACACTGA
- a CDS encoding KEOPS complex subunit Pcc1, with protein MEIDFLTTHGAEIGRSLEVDNVDLPAGMVIKISYDSERLRVFLRCEGRSKALLTCRNTADEILEHVKVIEETLGEETNELKKRAEKQEEDIEGEESD; from the coding sequence TTGGAAATCGACTTCTTAACGACGCATGGGGCCGAGATAGGACGAAGCTTGGAGGTAGACAACGTTGACTTACCAGCTGGGATGGTAATTAAAATAAGTTACGATAGTGAGAGATTGAGAGTGTTTCTCAGATGTGAAGGAAGATCAAAGGCACTCCTCACATGTAGGAACACTGCAGATGAAATTTTAGAACATGTGAAAGTAATTGAGGAAACACTAGGGGAGGAGACCAACGAGTTGAAGAAGAGAGCGGAGAAGCAAGAGGAGGACATTGAGGGAGAGGAAAGTGATTAG
- a CDS encoding 50S ribosomal protein L16: protein MPLRPGRCYRKFSGPPYTRREYIPGFPMPKITKFTSGSPHGDYDYEVRLVTVQKGQIRHNALEAMRTITLKTMASKVGNETDFFLWVLKYPHHIIRENKMMAFAGADRLQDGMRLSFGKPIGTAARIEKLEEPIIILKVKKQHLEAAKEALTIAAMKMPLRSRIDVVKVK from the coding sequence ATGCCGCTTAGACCAGGGAGATGCTATAGGAAGTTCTCTGGCCCACCATATACGAGGAGAGAGTACATTCCCGGATTTCCCATGCCTAAAATAACTAAGTTCACCAGCGGCTCTCCCCACGGTGACTACGACTACGAAGTCAGATTGGTCACAGTACAAAAGGGGCAGATAAGACATAACGCGTTAGAGGCCATGAGGACCATAACTCTGAAGACCATGGCATCCAAGGTTGGCAATGAGACAGACTTCTTCCTTTGGGTGCTGAAGTATCCGCACCACATAATAAGGGAGAACAAGATGATGGCGTTCGCAGGGGCAGACAGATTACAGGATGGCATGAGACTTTCCTTTGGAAAGCCAATAGGAACTGCTGCAAGAATAGAAAAACTGGAGGAGCCCATAATTATCCTTAAAGTGAAGAAGCAGCATCTAGAGGCAGCAAAGGAGGCTCTAACCATAGCCGCAATGAAGATGCCTCTGAGAAGTAGGATAGACGTCGTAAAAGTGAAGTGA
- the dph2 gene encoding diphthamide biosynthesis enzyme Dph2, with protein sequence MYILEEQRLKEEIRSRKAKRVLLQFPDGLKPLSTEVVRRLGELLPEVEFLTSGEPSFGSCDIAEDEARLLNVDLIVHFGHTPYTWYYPKFPTLFVDAKSTLTVTPEELNELRTAIRRREARTISLTSTVQHSDVLKEVANYLRSEYEVKIGKPSNPFMYDGQVWGCDYKAATTVNADVYINVSGGEFHSLGLGLATGKPTLNLDPYTGTVKDVTEEVWKVLKVRYSKMYKAMEGTTWVVIQGLKVGQNRPLMVKYLVSSLEKRGMRTFTFTSKYLTKESIRNFDRSYIDAYVVTSCPRLPTDDFYDFEKPVLTPGEAKMIITGKMEPYIFPW encoded by the coding sequence ATGTATATTTTAGAAGAGCAGAGACTTAAGGAGGAAATAAGGAGTAGAAAAGCCAAGAGAGTGTTGCTTCAGTTTCCAGACGGCCTAAAGCCGCTCTCCACCGAGGTAGTTCGGAGGTTAGGTGAATTACTTCCCGAAGTGGAGTTCTTGACCTCAGGCGAGCCGAGTTTTGGGTCCTGCGATATAGCGGAAGACGAGGCCAGGTTACTTAACGTAGACCTGATAGTTCACTTTGGACACACTCCCTACACCTGGTACTACCCCAAATTCCCTACGCTATTCGTTGACGCCAAGAGCACCCTTACTGTGACACCAGAGGAATTAAACGAACTCAGGACAGCTATAAGAAGGAGGGAGGCTAGAACTATCTCACTAACTTCCACGGTGCAGCACAGCGACGTGCTAAAGGAGGTTGCAAATTATTTGAGGAGCGAGTATGAGGTGAAAATAGGCAAACCGTCAAATCCGTTCATGTACGATGGGCAGGTGTGGGGCTGTGACTATAAGGCCGCAACTACTGTGAATGCTGACGTATACATCAACGTCTCAGGTGGAGAGTTCCATTCGCTTGGACTCGGATTGGCCACCGGTAAACCCACCTTGAACCTCGACCCCTACACGGGAACCGTGAAGGACGTAACGGAAGAGGTGTGGAAAGTACTGAAGGTCCGATACTCGAAAATGTACAAGGCCATGGAGGGCACCACATGGGTAGTAATCCAGGGGCTTAAAGTTGGACAGAATAGGCCACTCATGGTGAAATACCTAGTGAGCAGCCTCGAGAAGAGAGGGATGAGGACGTTTACGTTCACGTCGAAGTACCTCACAAAGGAGAGTATAAGAAACTTCGACAGAAGCTACATAGACGCATATGTGGTAACGTCGTGCCCGAGGCTCCCAACTGACGACTTCTACGACTTCGAGAAGCCCGTGTTGACCCCGGGCGAGGCGAAGATGATAATAACCGGTAAGATGGAACCCTACATATTCCCGTGGTGA
- a CDS encoding exosome complex RNA-binding protein Csl4 — protein MDQGNVVLPGTYLSTIEEFMPGDGTYEKEGAVYAGVVGRTFYDMINRKVNVICFKRNYIQVLRKAKSLLGIVMSVSEDQAQVYIVAADDTRFVRPFSGVLHASQVYQKHVDQITQGVRTGDVIRARPMSTVVPVPLSIKAKEFGVILAYCSQCGSIMKRIDDDHVKCTKCGQVETRKLSSFGMVRRHGSQG, from the coding sequence ATGGACCAAGGAAACGTTGTGCTTCCTGGCACCTACTTGTCGACCATAGAGGAGTTCATGCCAGGAGACGGGACATATGAGAAAGAAGGGGCCGTCTACGCCGGCGTAGTGGGAAGGACGTTCTACGACATGATAAACAGAAAGGTGAACGTCATATGCTTCAAAAGGAACTACATCCAGGTCCTGAGGAAGGCAAAGTCTCTCCTTGGCATAGTTATGTCGGTAAGCGAAGATCAGGCCCAAGTCTACATAGTGGCGGCTGATGACACCCGTTTCGTTAGACCTTTCTCTGGAGTTCTTCATGCTTCTCAGGTCTATCAAAAGCATGTGGACCAAATAACTCAAGGTGTGAGAACTGGTGATGTTATAAGGGCTAGGCCTATGTCAACTGTTGTGCCTGTCCCACTAAGTATAAAGGCTAAGGAGTTCGGCGTTATCCTCGCATACTGTTCTCAATGCGGCAGTATTATGAAGAGAATAGATGATGACCACGTCAAATGCACAAAGTGTGGTCAGGTGGAAACGAGGAAACTATCAAGCTTTGGTATGGTGAGGAGGCATGGAAGTCAAGGTTAA
- a CDS encoding DNA-directed RNA polymerase subunit L produces MEVKVKKTGINYAEVEIEGEEHTLGSLLVDLLLKEDHVKIASYSLPHPLVEKIVIKILTDGEIEPKVALEKAIEKGIELSKKFQRDVEEI; encoded by the coding sequence ATGGAAGTCAAGGTTAAGAAGACTGGAATAAACTACGCGGAAGTGGAAATAGAAGGAGAGGAACACACTCTGGGTTCGCTACTAGTTGACCTCCTACTTAAGGAAGACCACGTGAAGATAGCGTCATACTCCCTGCCGCATCCACTCGTGGAGAAGATAGTGATCAAGATCCTGACAGATGGAGAGATAGAACCAAAGGTTGCCTTAGAAAAGGCCATAGAGAAGGGTATTGAGCTGAGTAAGAAATTTCAAAGAGACGTAGAAGAAATTTGA
- a CDS encoding transcription factor S: MKFCPKCKTMMSPKKVDGRTTYRCPKCGYEEEATQSLTIVTRVRHDDKEKMLVLDEQVPAGSQKMKGIICPSCGGDEAFYWMLQTRSADEPITRFYKCTKCGKVWREYE; this comes from the coding sequence ATGAAGTTCTGCCCAAAATGTAAGACAATGATGAGCCCAAAGAAGGTAGACGGCCGAACCACGTACAGATGCCCCAAGTGTGGTTACGAGGAAGAAGCAACTCAGAGCCTCACCATAGTGACTAGAGTCAGACATGACGATAAAGAAAAGATGTTGGTATTAGATGAGCAGGTGCCCGCGGGAAGCCAAAAAATGAAGGGAATAATCTGTCCAAGCTGTGGTGGAGATGAGGCCTTCTACTGGATGCTTCAGACTAGGAGCGCTGATGAACCTATCACAAGATTCTACAAGTGCACTAAGTGCGGTAAGGTATGGAGGGAATATGAGTAA
- a CDS encoding acyl-CoA thioesterase has protein sequence MPTIRETLVESYHLVNPADANPLGILHGGHMMDWLVNAGTLTASRVARGEVVLAFLDDVFFIRPVHVGDMVRIKAWVEYVGKSSMEVGVLAEAGKNSSNFSTATLSYMVFVAVSPRGEPREVATKVEPGRDEALYEAAKNRWLERRAKVADRRAKAEEVTPLAPDSEWKVTSYRIVLSSDTVYGNAMFGGRLLKILDELSDVVASRFAQGVVVTGNVDNMSFYWPMRVGDIVEVTTALNYVGKTSMEIGIKVICEDPYTGRRHHATTSYYTFVHLGSDARPAPVPQYVPKTEDEKKRWEEGKQRSEQRRRRLEEVKEIIEKGVFIMPSN, from the coding sequence ATGCCCACAATAAGGGAAACCTTGGTGGAATCTTACCATTTAGTGAATCCAGCAGACGCTAATCCTCTAGGTATCCTTCACGGAGGACATATGATGGATTGGTTAGTCAATGCTGGCACTTTAACAGCATCGAGAGTGGCTAGGGGGGAGGTCGTGCTAGCCTTCCTAGACGACGTCTTCTTCATAAGACCAGTACATGTAGGCGACATGGTTAGAATTAAGGCATGGGTGGAGTATGTAGGCAAGTCGTCAATGGAGGTGGGAGTGTTGGCGGAGGCTGGAAAGAACAGTAGTAACTTCTCAACTGCTACTCTATCCTACATGGTTTTCGTGGCCGTGAGTCCACGTGGAGAGCCACGTGAGGTAGCGACCAAGGTTGAGCCTGGGAGGGATGAAGCCCTATATGAGGCCGCCAAGAATAGATGGCTAGAGAGGAGGGCTAAAGTAGCAGACAGAAGGGCCAAAGCTGAGGAGGTTACTCCGCTGGCGCCAGACTCAGAGTGGAAGGTAACGTCTTACAGGATCGTCCTCTCTTCCGACACGGTTTACGGGAACGCGATGTTCGGAGGAAGACTCCTGAAGATATTGGACGAACTTTCAGATGTGGTGGCGTCGAGGTTCGCCCAAGGGGTAGTAGTAACTGGAAATGTCGACAACATGAGCTTCTACTGGCCCATGAGGGTTGGCGATATTGTAGAGGTAACGACGGCACTGAACTACGTGGGGAAGACCTCAATGGAGATCGGAATAAAGGTGATCTGCGAGGATCCGTACACCGGCAGGAGACATCACGCCACTACTAGCTACTATACATTCGTCCATCTAGGCTCAGACGCTAGGCCGGCCCCAGTTCCACAATACGTCCCGAAAACAGAGGATGAAAAGAAGAGATGGGAAGAGGGGAAGCAGAGAAGTGAGCAGAGAAGGAGGAGACTAGAGGAGGTGAAGGAGATAATCGAGAAGGGAGTCTTCATTATGCCTTCCAATTAA
- a CDS encoding peptide-N4-asparagine amidase, with translation MMRWLVLLIFVVLTAAPAVPASFSHSYTPRLFFNVTASSSVLRYDPMYYSFEAYGLHPPNVTPIEVVIARNAAVTNTGLAPIIRKVHIPAGNYSMVLLNVSVRETDGAQFDRAAYVFANGVPVFWGSTQEILNSTAEADLTLFENLLKGNVTFQIVIPNYIDKSINITGIYEVNATLYLYPGAKPEGLPNDFIPLFVNSMNYSYVVLNPSRPSYSQNITIPNGTYRDLLLLYEEGGGLDEFWYTNEPATRSIVVRYDSLIAGVLNPFETIYTGGIDLFAWRPVTSINTLSFHSSYFIELTPLLALSLHPTLSVSVTNLREASSLSGSNAFDWDLAGVLLLWNNPSNPMISAKLTKYGSSFMDSAPIFQGSFSGTYYQEDGHYVIEYGAILRFLHGEETSFVRQWGSFQAFQQFNNYFQYAELDESFHEVSSNRGIINASLNYAISYPIRMDFVAFSTPITSPTAIPFNVSYLQNGSIDLSLSYFSQYVIDGYNFTVSMKENESVVGGFSGVLEVINQYGGAVLVSLTSNNAMTTKALTALNLLNGQGYKQSFLAIGLQNSTTNTSGYLILYHNNYNII, from the coding sequence ATGATGAGGTGGCTCGTACTATTGATCTTCGTAGTTTTAACTGCAGCCCCCGCTGTTCCTGCGTCCTTTTCTCATTCCTACACTCCGCGGCTCTTCTTCAACGTCACAGCCTCTTCCAGTGTCCTCCGTTACGACCCTATGTACTACTCCTTCGAAGCTTACGGGCTGCATCCTCCTAACGTTACTCCCATCGAGGTGGTAATAGCCAGGAACGCCGCAGTGACTAACACAGGATTGGCCCCTATTATAAGGAAGGTGCACATTCCGGCTGGAAACTACTCGATGGTTTTGCTTAACGTCTCAGTGAGGGAGACCGACGGGGCCCAGTTCGATAGAGCAGCCTACGTCTTCGCGAACGGAGTACCAGTGTTCTGGGGTTCAACTCAAGAGATATTGAACTCCACTGCTGAGGCCGACCTGACACTCTTCGAGAACCTACTGAAGGGGAACGTTACCTTCCAGATCGTGATCCCAAACTATATAGACAAGTCAATTAATATTACTGGTATATACGAAGTCAACGCTACCCTTTACCTTTATCCCGGAGCTAAGCCGGAAGGACTTCCAAACGATTTCATTCCACTCTTTGTGAACAGCATGAACTACTCCTACGTCGTTCTGAATCCCTCTCGTCCCTCCTACTCTCAAAACATCACCATTCCCAACGGCACTTACAGGGACCTCCTCCTTCTCTACGAAGAAGGAGGAGGACTAGACGAGTTCTGGTACACCAACGAGCCAGCCACAAGGAGCATTGTAGTTAGGTATGACTCCCTTATAGCTGGCGTTCTTAACCCTTTTGAGACCATCTACACCGGGGGGATCGACCTGTTCGCTTGGAGGCCCGTAACATCTATAAACACCCTGTCCTTCCATTCCAGCTACTTCATTGAACTCACACCGCTCCTAGCGTTAAGCCTCCATCCCACCCTTTCAGTGAGTGTGACCAACCTGAGGGAGGCCAGTAGCCTAAGCGGTTCTAACGCCTTCGATTGGGACCTCGCCGGCGTGCTGCTGCTTTGGAACAACCCCTCAAATCCCATGATCAGCGCTAAACTGACTAAGTATGGTTCCAGCTTCATGGACTCGGCTCCCATATTTCAAGGGAGCTTCTCAGGAACATACTATCAAGAGGACGGGCACTATGTGATCGAGTATGGAGCAATACTCAGGTTCTTGCACGGGGAAGAAACTAGTTTCGTGAGACAGTGGGGAAGTTTTCAGGCGTTTCAACAGTTCAACAATTACTTCCAATACGCCGAGCTCGATGAGTCCTTCCACGAGGTCTCCTCTAATAGAGGTATCATCAATGCTAGCTTGAACTACGCAATCTCGTACCCCATAAGGATGGACTTCGTTGCCTTCTCTACCCCTATAACTTCGCCAACTGCAATTCCCTTCAACGTCTCGTACCTACAGAACGGGAGTATAGATCTCTCCCTTAGCTACTTCAGTCAGTATGTCATCGATGGATACAACTTCACCGTATCTATGAAAGAGAACGAGAGCGTAGTAGGGGGCTTCTCTGGTGTACTAGAGGTGATAAACCAGTACGGTGGGGCCGTATTAGTTTCTCTCACCTCAAATAACGCCATGACAACCAAGGCTCTGACTGCACTGAACCTACTTAACGGACAGGGATATAAACAATCATTCCTCGCCATTGGTCTACAGAATAGCACCACAAACACCTCGGGCTACTTGATTTTATATCATAATAATTATAATATAATATAA